In one window of uncultured Campylobacter sp. DNA:
- a CDS encoding DUF507 family protein: protein MRIRLPHVPYIAHKIALDLLNSGCVTLSAGIEPVAKEADEIIRGDLQKERAIDERANDLIDERISELDEMSVNKKDMFWLIKRHIANDENFELNFEDRYGTISHKILETVWKKNLIDYKVSENRLKTIIYNAIDEYLKNYQKIEDAVYEKIEGYKQKLIPGTEEYELVFEKLYEEELRKRGML from the coding sequence ATGCGAATACGACTACCACACGTGCCATATATCGCGCATAAAATAGCGCTGGATCTGCTAAACTCGGGCTGCGTTACGCTTAGTGCGGGCATAGAGCCCGTCGCCAAGGAAGCAGACGAGATCATAAGGGGCGATCTGCAAAAAGAAAGAGCGATAGACGAGCGCGCAAACGATCTGATAGATGAGCGCATAAGCGAGCTAGATGAGATGAGTGTGAATAAAAAAGATATGTTTTGGCTCATCAAACGCCACATCGCAAACGACGAGAATTTCGAGCTAAATTTCGAGGATCGCTACGGCACCATATCGCATAAAATTTTAGAAACCGTTTGGAAGAAAAATTTGATCGATTACAAAGTCTCGGAAAACAGGCTAAAGACGATAATTTATAACGCGATCGACGAATATCTTAAAAATTATCAAAAGATTGAGGATGCGGTCTATGAAAAAATCGAGGGCTACAAGCAAAAATTGATCCCCGGGACCGAAGAATACGAGCTCGTGTTTGAAAAGCTCTACGAAGAGGAGCTAAGAAAACGGGGCATGCTGTGA
- the carA gene encoding glutamine-hydrolyzing carbamoyl-phosphate synthase small subunit, producing the protein MNAYIYIENGIYLQAKAFGKGGSAFGELVFNTSATGYEEIISDPSYAGQFIIFTMPEIGIVGINENDKESSKIHASGIFVRNFNNEPSNFRSQMSLEDYFLQNGKFGVYDIDTRFLTKMLRDQGSLRAFVSTEISDKAALKKALSESARIEEINYVSIVSTKAPYKHTSGRWNAARGSYVQPASCGKKIAVIDYGVKRNILNELCDLGLGVEVFPHDVKAESLIAKFKEGQIDGVFLSNGPGEPRMLKEEIAQIKKMVEARVPIFGICLGHQLLSNAMGYETYKLKFGQHGANHPVQNLRTKSIEITAQNHNYNVPETIAQICEITHRNLFDGTIEGVRYREYPVFSVQHHPEASAGPTESKYIFKEFLEIL; encoded by the coding sequence ATGAACGCGTATATCTACATAGAAAACGGCATCTATCTACAAGCCAAGGCGTTCGGCAAGGGCGGTAGCGCATTCGGCGAGCTCGTGTTTAACACCTCCGCCACCGGCTACGAGGAGATCATCTCCGATCCTAGCTATGCGGGGCAGTTTATCATTTTTACGATGCCTGAAATCGGCATCGTAGGCATCAACGAAAACGACAAGGAAAGCTCTAAAATCCACGCCAGCGGAATTTTCGTAAGAAATTTTAACAACGAGCCTTCAAATTTCCGCTCGCAGATGAGCTTGGAGGATTATTTTCTGCAAAACGGAAAATTCGGTGTTTACGACATCGACACTAGATTTTTAACCAAGATGCTGCGCGATCAGGGCAGCCTGCGCGCCTTCGTTTCGACCGAGATCAGTGATAAGGCGGCTCTTAAAAAGGCGCTTAGCGAGTCTGCGCGCATAGAGGAGATCAACTACGTAAGCATCGTAAGCACGAAGGCGCCGTATAAGCACACATCGGGTCGCTGGAACGCCGCGCGCGGAAGCTACGTCCAGCCCGCAAGCTGCGGCAAAAAGATAGCCGTGATCGATTACGGCGTCAAGCGAAACATCCTAAATGAGCTTTGCGATCTGGGGCTCGGCGTCGAGGTTTTCCCGCACGACGTTAAAGCGGAGAGCCTGATTGCCAAATTTAAAGAGGGGCAGATCGACGGCGTGTTTTTATCAAACGGCCCGGGCGAGCCTCGCATGCTTAAAGAGGAGATCGCGCAGATCAAAAAGATGGTCGAAGCGCGCGTGCCGATTTTTGGAATTTGCCTGGGTCATCAGCTGCTAAGCAACGCGATGGGATATGAGACTTACAAGCTGAAATTCGGCCAGCACGGCGCAAACCACCCCGTGCAAAACCTGCGCACCAAATCGATCGAGATCACCGCGCAAAACCACAACTACAACGTCCCCGAGACGATAGCGCAGATCTGCGAGATCACACACCGCAATCTTTTCGACGGCACGATCGAGGGCGTGCGCTACAGGGAGTACCCCGTATTTTCGGTGCAGCACCACCCGGAAGCCAGCGCAGGGCCTACGGAGAGCAAATATATCTTCAAAGAATTTCTTGAAATTTTATGA
- a CDS encoding response regulator transcription factor, translated as MKEFRLKFRLEGSAMSCALKELDVLLVEDDTKLLASLHKAFEGIFNNVYNAQNGLEGVKKFKKFSPNLVITDILMPIEDGLEMIRQIKQIFPHAPIAVLSGFSREEQLKGVMEIGVERYYFKPVDIAAFVLEISALMKSKLDSVRVVNMGAGYVFDGLRRILLKDGEQIVLTKKELSFVSLLASRVGELVLYEEIKRYVWTEGAVSDTALRTFVKRIRDKVGGEIIKNVPSLGYKIDLGPA; from the coding sequence TTGAAAGAATTTCGTTTGAAATTTCGCCTTGAGGGGTCTGCTATGAGCTGCGCTTTAAAAGAGCTGGACGTCTTGCTAGTCGAGGATGATACTAAATTACTGGCCTCGCTGCATAAGGCGTTTGAGGGTATTTTTAACAACGTTTACAATGCCCAAAACGGGCTTGAAGGTGTGAAAAAATTCAAAAAATTTAGCCCTAATCTCGTCATTACCGACATTTTAATGCCGATCGAGGATGGGCTTGAGATGATACGTCAGATCAAGCAGATCTTTCCGCATGCCCCTATCGCGGTGCTTAGCGGCTTCAGTAGGGAGGAGCAGCTAAAAGGCGTTATGGAGATTGGCGTCGAGCGGTATTACTTTAAGCCGGTAGATATCGCCGCATTTGTGCTAGAGATAAGTGCGCTGATGAAGTCTAAGCTGGACTCTGTACGAGTCGTAAATATGGGTGCGGGCTACGTATTTGATGGGCTTCGTCGTATTTTACTGAAGGATGGCGAGCAGATCGTGCTTACTAAAAAGGAGCTTTCTTTTGTTTCGCTGCTAGCCAGTCGCGTGGGCGAGCTGGTACTTTACGAGGAGATCAAGCGTTATGTTTGGACTGAAGGAGCCGTAAGCGATACGGCGCTTCGTACCTTCGTCAAGCGTATCCGCGATAAAGTGGGTGGTGAAATCATAAAAAACGTCCCGAGCCTGGGATACAAGATCGATCTTGGGCCCGCTTAA